One segment of Drosophila ananassae strain 14024-0371.13 chromosome 3R, ASM1763931v2, whole genome shotgun sequence DNA contains the following:
- the LOC6497683 gene encoding S phase cyclin A-associated protein in the endoplasmic reticulum, whose amino-acid sequence MEMREVLSREGREAKNLLVYQFCDETTTHATVGGGVGAGVDGAGGGDGAGSGGVLMNGDYYRKPPMPPKSPNGGTLKSYQSPTSPRLKSSGNGGCGGGGSGGNSAPRVRSASTGRDKKSELQARYWALLFGNLQRAVNEIYQTVECYENISSCQEAILVLENYVRDFKALSEWFKVSWDYESRPLQQRPQSLAWEVRKSNPTPRVRTKSLCSPNTSGKSSPALFPGSQSGKTSPCCDPGQISPKKLLRAYDQVPKGAMRLNVRELFAAASKRATQGSAQSDTIEGPLDLSGDKSSYLQLNTQYSQTDLDDPHLTLADVREKMRREAEEREAQEKLEKAALEQAIQSAAEEPVEEAPEVQDKPEDCLAETDSVNALEVETELPAPEKPAEPTALEMTVASLDTMENALLAQQANKEPTPPTTLLKPVAEVFKKPQPPNLPAGNVTQNSPLKYSSVLNRPVKKVSQPSGTVLGAGAVKSVAAKPAPIKANTMPPPVNGLRRPKVATGQPKPARTTVQPPPRPSSKTECYGPPNNVASRLSARSRTMLEINGNTTANPAAGARTLPKRIGSSSVLNTARKATMSSRLSSREDIASSTSTLKASNEQLSNSRSTLKQEDRHSEPKQLQLPTDANDGWLTVKNRRRSSMHWANRFHQPTGYASLPTLALLNEQQKEQEIKDKQKAGDSKIAGKSIPSKSGVVSGEAKATKPKAPLAASRPEIKNAKAKVNSFPAQRSTVGQLKKPEKPEKATPAMPPGGTRSSSSNSSIGSSLRTSIIKRQKSDLTGLKMTSLHKEYMRSEKNALRKLQQKEQGNKPSQSNSSSSSAETVVESSNDDHSKIDIKIQTNREFSKTIGELYESIARNKLPNGNLKPPNESTLSACDENDEQNAEDNEEERNERMLVEVQESLERQIRELEQTEIDVDTETDETDCEVQLEEQDEVGDIGSVDDAAVFVTMSDDENASLELRYQALLSDMSWNERAEALATLQAYVARHPGRAQELHQKLSSPSRRRSLQETLKKYQAKQARAQQKRNLLQQEKAAKLQQLFARVEDVKAAQKQLIEDKRQKMEGRHQRAAENRVQYLRQIIEKAHDEEKKLKEINFIKNIEAQNKRLDLLESSKETEGRLLDLEQERQKKVEEKLAKEAAVERRRQALEKERLLKLEKMNETRLEKEQRIGKRQEQKERERQALAREKARDREERLLALQVQHKQTTEELQRKILQKQMESARRHEENIEHIRQRALELTMPTRLAEEGGRGDQEDEDAMNGNTTSTTNEDGDVSSTISDVGGISGHSRSYKKKMKKLKQRMSQCASEYLDGMEPLPAYVKRDSTVPKLLNLVVKGGGAQGLDRTLGNLLRVIPKAQTFDFQAFLCMDGLGILASHVISKGLEENSEISRKSVHLAVQLYRNACSVCPQIARHALLGNSITALFDAINKSFQLPEEKSPQHPVELSTELMLACTEALSSSYVKKNTHPKVPERLPDMINYAVVTGLIEILSRRNQKVRESIENNQSVMLSLLTTLGFLSRFLDVCQPGPADPTRLLAAAKSSELFGTVAMLNGSVVPIGECIPPRTTALAASTFNLYVSLASLDVNTFQDTLSVEGPLSLRLLDVMSVILNYSVANAQWVKNHESTTMLIDLIATLAFFCVNNRRHQDLLISDQFVVIFKSLAKLSAQFNPVIYPFLVTVCFNNAPVRELVSKDFDLSFVDEYSKSEVAQKNHVIKLMHTRHKDKVLQ is encoded by the exons ATGGAAATGCGGGAGGTCTTGAGTCGAGAAGGGCGAGAGGCGAAGAATCTGCTCGTCTACCAGTTCTGCGATGAGACAACAACGCATGCCACTGTTGGTGGAGGAGTTGGAGCGGGTGTGGACGGGGCAGGAGGAGGCGACGGAGCTGGAAGTGGAGGCGTACTCATGAATGGTGACT ATTACCGCAAACCCCCAATGCCGCCCAAGTCCCCCAACGGAGGCACGCTCAAGAGCTACCAATCCCCAACGTCGCCCAGGCTGAAATCCTCTGGCAACGGAGGATGTGGTGGCGGCGGAAGCGGAGGAAACAGTGCCCCGCGTGTTCGCAGCGCTTCCACTGGGCGGGACAAGAAGTCGGAGCTGCAGGCCAGGTACTGGGCACTCCTCTTCGGCAACCTCCAGAGGGCAGTGAACGAGATCTATCAGACCGTGGAGTGCTACGAGAACATTTCCAGTTGCCAGGAGGCGATACTCGTCCTGGAGAACTATGTGCGGGACTTCAAGGCCCTCAGCGAGTGGTTCAAGGTTTCGTGGGACTACGAGTCCCGACCGCTGCAGCAGCGCCCCCAGAGCCTGGCCTGGGAGGTGCGCAAGAGCAATCCCACACCCCGAGTTCGGACCAAGAGCCTCTGCAGTCCCAACACCTCTGGCAAGTCTAGCCCAGCCCTCTTCCCCGGCTCTCAGTCGGGCAAGACCTCGCCCTGCTGCGATCCGGGACAAATCTCGCCCAAGAAGCTCCTGCGAGCCTACGACCAAGTGCCAAAGGGAGCCATGCGCCTGAATGTCCGGGAGCTGTTCGCCGCTGCCAGCAAGCGAGCCACCCAGGGCTCGGCCCAGTCGGACACCATCGAGGGCCCTCTGGACCTCAGCGGGGATAAGTCCTCTTACCTTCAGCTGAACACCCAGTACTCGCAGACCGATCTGGACGATCCCCACTTGACGCTCGCCGACGTGCGGGAGAAGATGCGCCGGGAGGCGGAGGAGAGAGAGGCTCAGGAGAAGCTGGAGAAGGCTGCTCTGGAACAGGCTATACAATCAGCAGCTGAGGAGCCAGTCGAGGAAGCTCCAGAAGTTCAAGACAAGCCAGAGGACTGCCTAGCCGAGACGGATTCCGTGAATGCCTTAGAGGTGGAGACCGAACTTCCCGCCCCAGAGAAGCCCGCTGAGCCCACTGCTCTGGAAATGACGGTGGCCTCTCTGGACACCATGGAGAACGCTCTCCTTGCGCAGCAGGCCAACAAAGAGCCCACACCTCCGACCACCCTTCTAAAGCCTGTGGCGGAGGTGTTTAAGAAACCGCAGCCCCCGAATCTCCCGGCGGGAAACGTGACCCAGAATAGCCCGCTGAAGTACTCCAGTGTTCTGAACAGGCCAGTGAAGAAGGTCTCGCAGCCCAGTGGAACGGTGCTAGGAGCAGGAGCTGTCAAGTCAGTGGCCGCCAAACCAGCCCCGATAAAGGCAAACACCATGCCACCTCCAGTGAACGGGCTGCGCCGCCCCAAAGTGGCAACCGGACAACCGAAGCCGGCGCGAACTACCGTGCAGCCGCCGCCGAGGCCTTCCAGCAAGACGGAGTGCTACGGGCCGCCCAACAATGTGGCCTCCAGACTGTCGGCGCGGTCCAGAACCATGCTGGAGATCAACGGCAACACAACTGCCAACCCTGCAGCCGGAGCCCGAACACTGCCCAAGAGAATCGGCTCCAGTTCCGTTCTAAACACTGCCAGAAAAGCCACGATGAGCTCCAGGCTCAGTTCCCGGGAGGACATTGCCAGCTCCACCTCGACGCTGAAGGCCAGCAACGAGCAACTGTCCAACTCCCGGAGCACCCTCAAGCAGGAAGACCGACATTCCGAGCCCAAGCAGCTCCAACTGCCAACGGACGCCAACGACGGCTGGCTGACCGTGAAGAACCGCCGGAGAAGCAGCATGCACTGGGCCAACAGATTCCACCAGCCCACGGGCTACGCCAGCCTGCCCACCCTGGCCCTGCTCAACGAGCAGCAGAAGGAGCAGGAAATCAAGGACAAGCAGAAGGCGGGAGACAGTAAAATCGCCGGAAAAAGCATTCCCAGCAAGTCCGGAGTGGTCTCTGGGGAGGCGAAGGCAACCAAGCCAAAGGCGCCTCTGGCCGCCTCTCGTCCGGAAATCAAGAACGCCAAGGCCAAGGTGAACTCATTCCCCGCCCAAAGGAGCACGGTCGGCCAGCTGAAGAAGCCAGAGAAGCCCGAAAAGGCCACACCTGCGATGCCTCCGGGTGGCACccgcagtagcagcagcaacagttcCATCGGCTCCAGCCTGCGCACCTCCATCATCAAGCGGCAGAAGTCGGATCTGACCGGCCTGAAGATGACGTCCCTGCACAAGGAGTACATGCGGAGCGAGAAGAACGCCCTGCGGAAGCTCCAGCAGAAGGAGCAGGGCAACAAGCCCAGCCAGAGCAACAGCAGCTCCTCGTCCGCGGAGACCGTGGTGGAGT CCAGCAACGATGACCACAGCAAGATCGACATCAAGATCCAGACCAACCGCGAGTTCTCGAAGACCATCGGGGAGCTGTACGAGAGCATCGCCCGCAACAAGCTGCCGAATGGGAATCTCAAGCCCCCGAACGAGTCCACCTTGAGCGCCTGCGACGAGAACGACGAGCAGAACGCGGAGGACAACGAGGAGGAGCGCAACGAGAGGATGCTGGTGGAGGTGCAGGAGTCCCTGGAGCGCCAAATCCGGGAGCTGGAGCAGACGGAGATCGACGTGGACACCGAGACAGATGAGACCGACTGCGAGGTTCAGCTGGAGGAGCAGGACGAGGTGGGGGACATAGGAAGTGTGGACGATGCGGCCGTGTTTGTGACCATGAGCGACGATGAGAACGCCAGTTTGGAGCTGCGCTACCAGGCCCTGCTATCCGACATGTCCTGGAACGAGAGGGCCGAGGCGCTGGCCACGCTGCAAGCCTATGTGGCGCGGCACCCGGGAAGGGCCCAGGAGCTGCACCAGAAGCTATCGTCGCCCTCCCGGCGTCGCTCCCTGCAGGAGACCCTGAAGAAGTACCAGGCCAAGCAGGCGAGGGCCCAGCAGAAGAGGAACCTGCTGCAGCAGGAGAAGGCGGCCAAGCTGCAGCAGCTGTTCGCCAGGGTGGAGGACGTAAAGGCCGCCCAGAAGCAGCTCATCGAGGACAAGCGCCAGAAGATGGAGGGCAGGCACCAGAGGGCGGCCGAGAACCGCGTCCAGTACCTCAGGCAGATCATCGAGAAGGCGCACGACGAGGAGAAGAAGCTCAAGGAGATCAACTTCATCAAGAACATCGAGGCCCAGAACAAGCGCCTGGACCTGCTGGAGTCCTCGAAGGAGACCGAGGGAAGACTCCTGGACCTAGAGCAAGAGAGGCAGAAGAAAGTGGAGGAGAAGCTGGCCAAGGAGGCGGCCGTGGAGAGACGGCGTCAGGCCCTCGAAAAGGAGCGCTTGCTCAAGCTGGAGAAGATGAACGAGACGCGGCTGGAGAAGGAGCAGAGGATCGGGAAGAGGCAGGAGCAGAAGGAGCGGGAGCGCCAGGCGCTGGCTCGGGAGAAGGCCAGGGATCGCGAGGAGCGACTCCTCGCCCTGCAGGTCCAGCACAAGCAGACCACCGAGGAGCTGCAGCGCAAGATCCTCCAGAAGCAGATGGAGTCCGCCCGCCGGCACGAGGAGAACATCGAGCACATCCGCCAACGGGCCCTCGAGCTGACCATGCCCACTCGGCTGGCGGAGGAGGGTGGCCGGGGCGACCAGGAGGACGAGGATGCCATGAATGGGAACACCACTAGCACCACGAACGAGGATGGCGACGTGTCCTCAACCATTTCGGATGTGGGGGGCATATCCGGACACTCGAGGAGCTACAAGAAGAAGATGAAGAAGCTCAAGCAAAGGATGAGCCAGTG CGCATCCGAGTACTTGGACGGCATGGAACCCCTACCCGCCTACGTGAAACGGGACAGCACAGTGCCCAAGCTGCTGAACCTGGTGGTGAAGGGTGGCGGTGCTCAGGGACTGGACAGGACTCTGGGAAACCTCTTGAGGGTGATTCCCAAGGCGCAGACCTTCGACTTTCAGGCCTTCCTCTGCATGGACGGCCTGGGGATCCTGGCCAGTCACGTGATCAGCAAGGGCCTGGAGGAGAACTCGGAGATCTCGAGGAA ATCTGTCCACCTGGCCGTGCAGCTGTACAGGAACGCCTGCTCGGTGTGCCCCCAGATTGCCCGCCACGCTCTGCTGGGCAACTCCATCACCGCCCTGTTCGACGCCATCAACAAGAGCTTCCAG TTACCCGAAGAAAAATCGCCACAACATCCGGTCGAGTTGTCCACGGAGCTAATGCTGGCCTGCACGGAGGCGCTGTCCTCCAGTTACGTGAAGAAGAACACCCACCCCAAAGTGCCGGAACGCCTGCCGGACATGATAAA CTACGCTGTTGTTACGGGCCTCATCGAAATCCTTTCCCGCCGCAACCAGAAGGTGCGCGAGTCCATCGAGAACAACCAGAGTGTGATGCTGAGCCTGCTGACCACGTTGGGCTTCCTGTCGCGCTTCCTCGATGTCTGCCAGCCAG GTCCTGCCGACCCAACACGGCTGCTGGCCGCCGCCAAGTCCAGCGAGCTCTTCGGCACAGTGGCCATGCTGAACGGCAGCGTGGTGCCCATAG GTGAATGCATTCCTCCGCGCACGACCGCCTTGGCGGCATCCACTTTTAATCTCTACGTGTCCCTGGCCTCGCTGGATGTGAACACTTTCCAG GATACTCTGTCGGTGGAGGGGCCGCTCTCGCTGCGGCTGCTGGACGTGATGAGCGTCATCCTGAACTACAGCGTCGCGAACGCCCAGTGGGTGAAGAACCACGAGAGCACCACCATGCTGATCGACCTGATCGCCACGCTGGCCTTCTTCTGCGTGAACAACCGGCGGCACCAGGACCTCCTCATATCGGACCAGTTCGTGGTGATCTTCAAGAGCCTGGCCAAGCTGTCGGCACAGTTCAACCCTGTGATCTACCCGTTCTTGGTTACGGTTTGTTTCAACAACGCCCCGGTCAGGGAGCTGGTTTCCAAGGACTTTGATTTGTCG TTCGTGGACGAGTACAGCAAGTCGGAGGTGGCCCAGAAGAACCACGTCATCAAGCTGATGCACACTCGTCACAAGGACAAGGTCCTCCAGTAA